In the genome of Candidatus Zixiibacteriota bacterium, one region contains:
- a CDS encoding DUF4184 family protein, whose product MPFTTSHPAIVLPLKTIWPRYFSLTGLMAGAMAPDLLYFLIATTVPRGVSHSWSGLFLFCLPAGALFGFAFHWLFKYHFIRNLPSPFDRRLSGLAASRWKPNGLRWWLVYLSSIIVGILSHFLWDACTHAEGEIAHHFPLLHARISILNLEVHIVSIMQHASTVLGAVAIVVYAVKGTILPEQITDNVSRSQHQKLWFWLGIGISSALFAVGILIFYSSIFPSLEIRLVNTLGLGSWAGMFWTVVLYSSVRWLRRH is encoded by the coding sequence ATGCCTTTTACTACTTCTCATCCAGCCATTGTCCTGCCGTTGAAAACAATCTGGCCGCGGTACTTCTCACTCACTGGTCTCATGGCTGGCGCGATGGCGCCCGACCTGTTGTATTTCCTGATCGCTACCACTGTTCCGAGGGGTGTCAGCCACTCTTGGTCAGGATTATTTCTCTTCTGTCTGCCGGCTGGGGCACTGTTTGGCTTCGCCTTCCATTGGCTCTTTAAATACCACTTCATCCGAAACCTGCCGTCTCCGTTCGACCGTCGGCTTTCCGGTCTGGCCGCAAGTAGGTGGAAACCGAACGGTCTCCGATGGTGGCTTGTCTATCTGAGCTCAATTATTGTCGGTATCCTCAGCCATTTCCTGTGGGATGCCTGCACGCATGCAGAAGGCGAAATTGCCCACCACTTTCCACTCCTTCACGCACGAATTAGCATTCTAAATCTTGAAGTACATATCGTATCCATAATGCAACATGCCAGTACTGTGTTGGGAGCAGTGGCTATTGTGGTCTATGCCGTCAAGGGAACTATCTTGCCTGAGCAGATCACCGACAATGTTTCGCGAAGTCAACACCAGAAACTTTGGTTCTGGCTAGGAATCGGAATTTCCTCAGCGCTTTTCGCAGTCGGAATCTTGATCTTCTATAGTTCGATTTTCCCGTCGCTAGAGATTCGTCTGGTGAACACTTTGGGGTTAGGTAGTTGGGCCGGGATGTTCTGGACGGTTGTGCTTTACTCAAGTGTTCGATGGTTAAGGCGTCACTAA
- the rpsU gene encoding 30S ribosomal protein S21 — protein sequence MPGVKVRDDESFEKALRRFNKFCEKSGVLSDIKKHQHFEKPSEARKRKLAAAKRKVRRLRRLERH from the coding sequence TTGCCGGGCGTAAAAGTACGGGACGATGAGTCCTTTGAAAAAGCCCTACGTCGTTTCAACAAATTCTGTGAGAAGTCGGGAGTTCTCTCTGACATCAAGAAGCATCAGCATTTTGAGAAACCGTCGGAGGCCCGCAAGCGGAAACTTGCAGCAGCCAAGCGTAAAGTCAGACGACTGAGACGATTGGAACGACATTAA
- a CDS encoding GatB/YqeY domain-containing protein, whose protein sequence is MSLLDRIDKDLIKALKAREKEKVTVLRGLKSDLKYRRIDKQEDLNEEDIITVLSSCAKKCRDSLVDFERGNRDDLVKKTQVELDIIKVYLPEQLSTEELQDLIRVTIDETGADSPQKIGLVMQAVMPKIRGRADGKVISKLASQMLAN, encoded by the coding sequence ATGAGTCTTCTCGATAGAATAGACAAGGATCTGATTAAGGCCCTGAAAGCGCGTGAAAAAGAAAAAGTCACGGTGCTTCGGGGCCTTAAGTCTGACCTGAAATACCGGCGCATTGACAAGCAGGAAGATTTAAACGAGGAGGACATAATCACGGTCCTCTCCAGCTGTGCTAAGAAATGCAGGGATTCTTTGGTCGACTTCGAGAGGGGTAACCGGGATGACCTGGTGAAAAAGACCCAAGTTGAACTCGACATAATCAAGGTTTATCTCCCGGAGCAATTATCTACTGAGGAATTGCAAGACCTTATCAGGGTCACTATTGATGAAACAGGGGCGGATTCTCCACAGAAGATAGGGCTGGTAATGCAGGCTGTTATGCCGAAAATACGCGGCCGCGCCGATGGTAAGGTCATCAGCAAGCTGGCCTCACAAATGCTTGCCAACTGA
- a CDS encoding CvpA family protein — MNWVDAVLLALLLAMVIVGMKKGLIRELTALVIFFVAIIISINYIDHFAVWVHNQLGGSPVVSAFLSFVILLTGSYAAFKIVGLIFYKIADIKWTGKKDQMGGALVGFLRGWLLIGFVTFLAFLLPLPNSFYISFENSLFGPAIAKTVPLIYDGTSLLHPNNPDFIEKIETTLLMTQSQTEGGATSEARDEVYTALQNLHRFFNTGLGSS, encoded by the coding sequence ATGAATTGGGTTGATGCTGTGCTTCTGGCGCTGTTGCTGGCGATGGTAATTGTTGGCATGAAGAAGGGACTGATTCGAGAATTGACAGCCCTGGTGATTTTCTTTGTCGCTATCATTATTTCAATTAATTACATAGATCACTTTGCTGTCTGGGTCCACAATCAGTTAGGTGGCTCGCCCGTTGTATCCGCCTTTTTGTCCTTTGTGATTCTTTTGACCGGAAGCTATGCCGCCTTCAAGATCGTTGGCCTGATTTTCTACAAGATCGCCGACATCAAATGGACTGGTAAGAAAGATCAGATGGGCGGTGCGCTGGTCGGATTCCTTCGTGGCTGGCTCTTGATAGGCTTTGTTACTTTCCTGGCTTTTTTATTGCCGTTGCCCAATTCTTTCTACATATCGTTTGAGAACTCTCTATTCGGTCCTGCGATTGCCAAGACCGTACCTTTGATATATGATGGGACATCGCTTTTACACCCGAACAATCCGGATTTCATAGAAAAGATCGAAACTACACTGCTAATGACCCAATCACAGACCGAGGGAGGAGCAACGTCGGAGGCCAGGGATGAGGTCTATACCGCACTACAGAATCTTCATCGGTTTTTCAATACTGGACTGGGTAGTTCCTGA
- a CDS encoding endonuclease MutS2, which produces MMMFDSHTLEVLEFPKILELISGRCMTPFGRAVVEEIGPLSDTDEIERCGTEISQMKDIIIFGQAFPLYRLEDCRELLRTSQTEGVFIDPEEMLKVLELVEVSMDIHDYDVERREHFPTIAVYLEKVRAFPELKKEIRRSIDEDGHIRDSASSKLKQARIDLANSRRRIMARLQNMQADQPKQAGYQDDVVTMRNGRYVITVPSHRYKSSLGILHDRSQTGATLYIEPQETVELNNRINMLMQEERLEMDRILRAITAEIATRSEALLENTRLIGSLDAIHACAEFSKRTEGNRATGADRASFNLIEVRHPLLLMQAGKAEDVVQNSLELNETRQAILVTGPNTGGKTIVLKTVGLAVVMAQSGLHISADEKSSVGLFTNVLADIGDEQSIELSLSTFSSHMVNLIRGVKQASEDTLLLFDEIGAGTDPREGAALAEAIILHAIDHGARLLVSTHYSQLKTLAMDHPELENASLEFDRKTLAPTYRLRLGIPGSSYAVEIARRLGLPDELCGVAFDLVGSSEKSLTNLIASLEGELAIVRKDRADLTERLARATELEQYYKVRSENLKNDIEQEKKQALQETEQFLDQTRREIEALVAEIRHSQADQSKVKEFHHQVKSRQKRARDLRNKMRPAPSAPDRFDVGNRVEILSLSQKGEIDELIGKNKARVKVGNVLTTVDIRNLRKLNQPAGPAPQPTSARVSVDSDLSPEIHLLGMTGDEAKEAMDKFLDQASLAGLSQVYVVHGKGTGALRRILTAYLKGRREVDSIRLGNWNEGGSGVTIVKLKK; this is translated from the coding sequence ATGATGATGTTTGATAGCCACACTCTGGAAGTACTGGAGTTCCCCAAGATCCTCGAGCTGATCTCCGGCCGGTGCATGACTCCGTTCGGTCGTGCTGTCGTGGAAGAGATTGGCCCGCTCTCCGATACTGACGAAATCGAACGCTGTGGGACTGAGATATCGCAGATGAAGGACATCATCATCTTCGGTCAGGCCTTTCCTCTCTATCGATTAGAGGACTGCCGTGAGCTGTTGAGAACATCTCAGACTGAGGGTGTTTTCATTGACCCGGAGGAGATGCTCAAAGTTCTTGAACTGGTTGAAGTATCGATGGATATCCATGACTACGACGTAGAGCGTCGTGAGCATTTTCCGACAATAGCTGTCTACCTTGAGAAAGTGCGCGCATTCCCGGAATTGAAAAAGGAAATACGGCGTTCTATCGACGAGGATGGTCACATTCGAGACAGCGCCTCATCGAAACTGAAGCAAGCGCGGATTGACCTGGCGAACAGTCGAAGACGCATTATGGCTCGTCTTCAGAATATGCAGGCAGATCAGCCGAAACAGGCCGGATACCAGGACGATGTCGTTACTATGCGTAACGGCCGATATGTCATTACGGTTCCATCTCACCGGTATAAGAGCAGTCTCGGGATTCTTCACGATCGCAGTCAAACCGGTGCCACTTTGTATATCGAGCCACAGGAGACGGTGGAACTCAACAACCGGATCAACATGCTGATGCAAGAGGAACGGTTAGAGATGGACCGTATTTTGCGCGCTATCACTGCCGAAATCGCTACACGCTCCGAGGCTCTTCTGGAGAATACGCGGTTGATAGGCAGTCTTGATGCGATTCATGCCTGTGCAGAGTTCTCCAAACGGACCGAAGGCAACCGCGCCACTGGAGCCGACAGAGCATCCTTTAATCTCATTGAAGTACGTCATCCTTTGCTCCTAATGCAAGCCGGCAAAGCCGAAGATGTTGTCCAAAATAGTCTGGAACTGAACGAAACGCGACAGGCGATTCTCGTCACCGGCCCGAACACCGGGGGCAAGACGATCGTTTTGAAGACGGTCGGCCTGGCTGTAGTGATGGCTCAGTCGGGGTTGCATATTTCTGCTGACGAAAAATCATCGGTGGGGCTATTTACGAATGTTCTGGCTGACATTGGCGATGAGCAATCGATTGAGTTGTCCTTATCGACGTTTTCGTCGCACATGGTTAATTTGATCCGGGGTGTTAAGCAGGCATCTGAAGATACGCTCCTGTTGTTTGACGAGATTGGTGCCGGAACCGATCCCAGGGAAGGGGCTGCGTTGGCGGAGGCAATCATTCTCCATGCCATCGACCACGGGGCACGCCTGTTGGTCAGCACGCACTATTCGCAATTGAAAACATTGGCCATGGATCACCCGGAGCTGGAGAACGCCTCGCTTGAATTTGACCGCAAGACTTTAGCACCCACCTACAGGCTACGGCTTGGAATCCCCGGTTCGTCCTACGCCGTTGAAATCGCCCGGCGGCTGGGTTTGCCGGATGAGTTATGCGGCGTGGCATTTGATCTGGTCGGTAGCAGTGAGAAATCCCTGACCAATCTGATCGCCTCTCTCGAAGGAGAACTGGCAATCGTCAGGAAAGACCGGGCAGATTTGACTGAACGACTGGCCCGGGCTACTGAGCTTGAACAATATTATAAAGTCCGCTCCGAGAATCTCAAGAATGACATCGAGCAGGAGAAGAAGCAAGCTCTCCAGGAGACAGAGCAATTTCTCGATCAAACCCGACGCGAGATCGAGGCGCTGGTGGCCGAAATCCGACATTCGCAAGCTGACCAGAGCAAGGTGAAGGAGTTTCATCATCAGGTCAAGAGTCGTCAGAAACGAGCCAGGGACCTTCGGAATAAGATGCGCCCCGCGCCCTCGGCACCGGATCGATTCGATGTCGGTAACAGAGTGGAGATTCTCTCACTGAGTCAGAAAGGGGAGATCGACGAGTTGATCGGGAAGAACAAAGCGAGGGTGAAGGTCGGCAATGTTCTGACCACCGTTGATATTCGTAATCTTCGCAAACTCAATCAGCCTGCCGGCCCGGCACCGCAGCCGACCTCTGCCCGCGTATCTGTGGACAGCGATCTCTCTCCAGAGATTCATCTGCTCGGCATGACTGGCGACGAGGCCAAGGAGGCGATGGACAAGTTTCTCGACCAGGCTTCTCTGGCTGGACTGTCGCAGGTTTACGTTGTGCATGGCAAGGGAACAGGGGCGCTTCGACGCATTCTGACAGCGTACTTGAAGGGTCGTCGTGAAGTCGACTCCATTCGCCTTGGTAATTGGAATGAAGGCGGTTCTGGAGTTACAATCGTCAAGCTGAAGAAGTAA